In the Heptranchias perlo isolate sHepPer1 unplaced genomic scaffold, sHepPer1.hap1 HAP1_SCAFFOLD_60, whole genome shotgun sequence genome, one interval contains:
- the LOC137316732 gene encoding zinc finger protein 664-like, protein MEKPWKCVDCGKGLNYPSQLETHRRRHTGERPFTCSMCGKGFTQSSHLLTHQRVHTGERPFTCSVCGKKFTRSSHRLRHQRVQTRERPFTCSVCGKEFTHSSSLLAHQLVHTDKRPVKCSDCEKSFKRKKDLLTHQRTHTGERPFTCSVCGKRFTRSSYL, encoded by the coding sequence atggagaaaccgtggaaatgtgtggactgtgggaagggattgaattacccatcccagctggaaactcatcgacgcagacacactggggagaggccgttcacctgctccatgtgtgggaagggattcactcagtcatcccacctgctgacgcaccagcgagttcacactggggagaggccattcacctgctccgtgtgtgggaagaaattcactcgatcatcccaccggctgagacaccagcgagttcaaactcgggagaggccgttcacctgctccgtgtgtgggaaggaattcactcattcatccagcCTTCTGGCACATCAActcgttcacactgataagagacctgttaaatgttctgactgtgagaagagctttaaaagaaaaaaggatctactgacacaccaacgtactcacactggggagaggccgttcacctgctccgtgtgtgggaagagattcactcgttcatcctacctttga